From Agromyces sp. SYSU T00194, a single genomic window includes:
- a CDS encoding DUF2087 domain-containing protein encodes MIGHAPDWRRIVAMLVEDDRRAAFAMAVLGTTRADVEARLGERRATRALHALLEVDLVAEDAEGALTADGAIFHDLLHGSATARARRGPERFLRGGRLEQYPANASDRRAVLALLLDRTIRPGEVLDEHAVNERLAQVVDDVALLRRSLVDAGLLERTRSGSEYARPADEVPVDARGAGAPAADSPAPDHRTGVRSA; translated from the coding sequence ATGATCGGCCACGCCCCGGACTGGCGTCGCATCGTCGCGATGCTCGTGGAGGACGACCGTCGCGCCGCGTTCGCGATGGCCGTGCTCGGCACGACGCGCGCCGACGTGGAGGCCCGGCTCGGCGAGCGGCGCGCGACCCGGGCGCTGCACGCGCTCCTCGAGGTCGACCTCGTCGCCGAGGACGCGGAGGGCGCGCTCACCGCCGACGGCGCGATCTTCCACGACCTGCTGCACGGTTCCGCGACCGCACGCGCGCGGCGCGGCCCCGAGCGGTTCCTCCGCGGCGGGCGGCTGGAGCAGTACCCGGCGAACGCCTCCGATCGGCGGGCCGTGCTCGCGCTGCTGCTCGACCGCACGATACGGCCCGGCGAGGTGCTCGACGAGCACGCGGTGAACGAGCGGCTCGCCCAGGTCGTCGACGACGTGGCGCTGCTGCGCCGTTCGCTCGTCGACGCCGGGCTCCTCGAGCGCACGCGATCGGGGTCGGAGTACGCGCGACCGGCCGACGAGGTGCCGGTCGACGCGCGCGGTGCGGGCGCACCGGCCGCCGACTCCCCGGCACCCGACCACCGCACCGGGGTGCGCAGCGCATGA
- a CDS encoding maleylpyruvate isomerase N-terminal domain-containing protein, whose protein sequence is MSGILRLAIEPDAAPAFARAVRTMSEEFAAEAGAIDPTAGVASATWPTAASMVDHLGQIQRWAAEVVRTGRQADRAAHARPEASDPIAWFAEGATALADTLDATDPARPCWTFRGEGPTAFWSRRMAHEARKHLWDLRTAGTASPPAPDVGGPAMLADGIDELYAVFLARTLASTGLDPLPGTLVLRSTDVPAAWTIAPDWSVTRHPTADATAIGEPVDDAPDDPTVLRAALGDLLLFVWERAKPSSLPGRFRVLGDPATIDAYAASPVHP, encoded by the coding sequence ATGAGCGGAATCCTCCGGCTCGCGATCGAGCCCGACGCCGCTCCCGCGTTCGCGCGCGCCGTGCGCACCATGTCCGAGGAGTTCGCCGCCGAGGCCGGCGCGATCGACCCCACCGCCGGGGTCGCCTCGGCGACGTGGCCGACCGCCGCGTCGATGGTCGACCACCTCGGCCAGATCCAGCGGTGGGCGGCCGAGGTCGTCCGCACCGGACGGCAGGCCGATCGGGCGGCGCACGCCCGCCCCGAGGCATCCGACCCGATCGCGTGGTTCGCCGAGGGCGCGACCGCGCTCGCCGACACGCTCGACGCGACCGACCCCGCGCGGCCCTGCTGGACCTTCCGCGGCGAGGGGCCCACGGCGTTCTGGAGCCGCCGCATGGCGCACGAGGCGCGCAAGCACCTCTGGGACCTGCGCACGGCGGGCACTGCCTCGCCACCGGCCCCCGACGTCGGCGGCCCCGCGATGCTCGCCGACGGCATCGACGAGCTCTACGCGGTGTTCCTCGCCCGCACCCTCGCCTCGACCGGGCTCGACCCGCTGCCCGGCACGCTCGTGCTGCGCTCGACCGACGTGCCGGCCGCCTGGACCATCGCGCCCGACTGGTCGGTCACCCGGCACCCCACCGCGGACGCGACCGCGATCGGCGAGCCGGTCGACGATGCGCCCGACGATCCCACCGTGCTCCGCGCGGCCCTCGGCGACCTGCTGCTGTTCGTGTGGGAGCGGGCGAAGCCGAGCTCGCTGCCCGGCCGCTTCCGCGTGCTCGGCGACCCCGCCACGATCGACGCGTACGCCGCGAGCCCCGTCCACCCGTGA